In Actinopolyspora saharensis, the genomic window TCGACGCAGATGATCTCCTCGCGGATGGACCCGCAGCAGTCGCAGGAGTCGGCGGGCGAGCAGCAGGACGACCGCGCTTCCGGCTCCGACTCCACGCAGGTCGTCAACCCCGCGCAGATGGTGCAGCAGGCCGACCAGGCCGCTGCGACGCCCCAGAATCAGCAGGAGGGAGGGGGTGGGGCGACCCAGGTCGTTCCGCCTTCCATGCAGCCACCACAGCAGCCCATGTACGAGCAGCCGGGACTGCAGCAGCCCCAACCCGGGGTGCAGGGTCAGCCGCAGCCGGGAATGCAGCCCCAGCCCGGGATGCAGGGCCAGCCCCAACCGGGGATGCCCGGGCAACCGGGTATGCAGGGACAACCGGGGATGCAGGGACAACCCCAGCCCGGCATGCCCGGTCAGCAGGGGACCCCGAGCGGTGGCTTCCCCGCGCAGCAGCCTCCGGGGCAACCGGGCGGGTACGGTGGTCCGCCCCCGCCGCCTCCGAGGCAGGCTCCGGGCGGTGCCCAGGGAGCGGGGGTCGTCCCGGTCGGTCCGCCCGTCGAGTTCGGGGCCAGGGCGAAGAGCTGGTTGATCGACTACCTGGCGCCCGCGGTCGCGGGGAACATTCTCTTCTACATCGGGATGGGGCTCCTCGTAGCCAGCGTGCCCGTGGGGATCATCGTCATGGTGCTGGCCATGGTGGCCATGTTCGCCTTCTTCATCTGGAACATCGCGTACAAGCAGGGCACCACCGGTCAGTCCCTCGGCCGGGGGGTCGCCAAGACCATGCTGATCAGTGAGCACACCGGGCAGCCGATCGGCTTCGGCAACGCCTTCCTGCGCTACCTCTGCCACATCCTCGACTCGATGCCGCTCGGCATCGGCTTTCTGGCCCCGCTGTGGGAGCCCAAGAAGCAGACCTGGGCGGACAAGATCATGGCTACTGTCGTGGTTCCCGCGGTTCCGGCCGGTCCGGGAGGACCTCCCGGACAGCCGCCGATGGGCGGGCAGCCGGGCATGCCCCCGGGGCAGCCCCCCTACGGTCAGCCGCAGCCCGGGATGCAGGGCCAGCCGCAGCCGGGCCAGCCGATGCCCGGTGGCCAGCCCATGCCCGGTCAGCCCATGCCCGGTCAGCCCATGCCCGGGCAACCTCAGCCCGGACAGCCCCAGCCCGGGCAACCCTACGGCCAGCCTTACGGACAGCCCTACGGCCAGCCGGGTGGCTACCCGCAGCAGCCACCGCAGTGGTGACCGGAATCCCCGCAGCAGTGCCGGTGCCCGCCGAGCTCGCCCGCCGTTAGAGAGGCCGCGCGGTGCCGGCCTCCTGAGCACTCCTCCGCGGGCGGGTCCGCGGCCTTCCGCGGTCGCGAGCCCGCCCGCGAGCTCCTCTCACCAGCCGTGATCCCCAGCAGCCGAGGGAAGTGCCGTGCATCCTCCTCAACCGCCCGGTGGTCAGCAGTTCGCCCAGCCCGCTCCGGGACAGCAACCGCACGGGGGGCAGGCCTGGCCCGCCGGGACCGAGCAGACCGGGTCCAGCGGAATCACCTCCTGGGTGGCCGCCCTGCTCGGCTGCTTCGTCGCGCTCGGCACCCAGGTGGGCATGCTGGTGATCCTGCTCAACCGGGCCAGTACGGACCTCCGCGACGTGCTGGCGGCCGTCGGGAGCATCGCGGTGCTGTCGGTTCCCCCGCTCGTGGGCGCCAGCGGCGTCCTCGCCCGCAAGCGCTTCGGCAGGTGGCTGCTGATCGGCGGACTGGTGCTGCCCGTGGTCCTCTACGGGTGGATCACCTACGTGGATCCGCTGCTGTGGCCGCTGTGCTTCTTCGTGGGGTCGCTGGCGGCGATCGCGCTCGCCCTGTCCCCGACCACGGGGAACTACCTGCGCGAGGGGGACCTTCCGGACGCGGCCGCGCAGGCCGCGGCGTACCAGCCCGTCCAGCCCGCTCACGCGATGGGACAGCAGCCCTTCGGTGACTACCAGGGATTTCCGGGCGGGTACGGATACCCGCAGTGGGATCCGCAGTGGAACCCCCGGGGAAGCGGTTACCCGCAGGGGCAGTGGCCGAACCAGCACTGAGCGGGCCTTCCGGTCGAGTCGCCGCCGGACCCGGCGGAGTCCGGATGCTCACCCGGCCAGGGGAGAGCGGAGCGGCCCGCAGAGCCGAGTTCGAGCAGGTGAGTGGCGGACAGTAGAGTCCCCGACATGACCGACGGTTTCGCCACTCGCGCCATCCACGCTGGGCAGCATCCCGACGAATCGACCGGTTCGGTGATCCCGCCCATCCACGCGACGTCCACCTACACCCAGGACGGGGTGGGAAACCAGCGCGCCGGTTACGAGTACTCCCGCACCGGCAACCCGACCCGCACCTCCCTGGAGGAGTGCCTGGCAGCGCTCGAGTCCGGCACTCGCGGACTCGCGTTCTCCTCCGGGATGGCGGCCACCGACGCGGTGCTGCGTTCCGTGCTGCGTCCCGGTGATCACCTGGTCATCCCCGACGACGCCTACGGCGGGACCTTCCGGCTCGTCGACAAGGTGCTGACCGGTTGGGGCGTCGAGTACACCCCGGTGCGCATCTCGGACCCGGACGCCGTCCGGGCCGCGGTGCGCCCGAACACGAAGGTGCTCTGGGTGGAGTCGCCGACCAACCCGCTGCTGAACATCGCTGACCTGGCCGCGCTGGCCGAGGTCGCCGGGGAGACGTCGACGAAGCTGATCGTGGACAACACCTTCGCCTCCCCGTACCTGCAGCAACCGCTGCGACTCGGCGCCGACGTGGTGGTGCACTCGACCACCAAGTACCTGGGCGGGCACTCCGATGTGGTCGGCGGAGCCGTGATCACCTCCGACGAGGAGCTGGCCGACGGCGTGGCCTTCCTGCAGAACACCACCGGAGCGGTTCCCGGGCCCTTCGACGCCTGGCTGACCCTGCGCGGGGTGAAGACCCTCGCGGCGCGGATGGAGCAGCACAGCGCCAACGCGGCCAGGATCGCCGCCGCCCTGCACGAGCACCCGAAGGTGACCCGGGTCTTCTACCCAGGCCACGCCGACCACCCCGGCCACGAGGTCGCGGCAGGGCAGATGCGGCGCTTCGGGGGGATGGTCTCGTTCACCCACGCCGACGGGGAGCAGGCCGCCGTCGACGTCTGCTCGCGCACGCGACTGTTCACGCTGGCCGAGTCGCTCGGCGGGGTGGAGTCGCTGATCGAGCACCCCGGCAGGATGACTCACGCCAGCACGACCGGTTCGCTGCTGCAGGTCCCGTCCGAGCTGGTCCGCGTGTCGGTCGGCCTCGAGGACGTGGACGATCTGCTGGAGGACCTGCTGGCGGCCCTGGAGTAGCGGGTTCGGTGGCGCGGTGTCCGGAAAGCGGGATCCGGACACCGCTCACGAATCCACCTCGGGGGATCGCTGCCCGGAACCGTCGAAGCGGTGGGGCGGGTCCTGCCGGGACGGGGCCTCGTGCTTCGCGCGCACCGGCAGGTCCTCACGGCTGACGCAGCCGTTCACCAGTTCGAGAACTCCGCCGCGCCGCTCGTAGCTGCCTGGGTCCTCGCACCCCGCACCGACCACTGTGAACACCGCTACGGCGCACAGCGCGGTCGCGGTGAGGATGCCCGCCACCAGCGACATCGCTCCTCCAGCGGTGCTCGCTCGCGTCATGAGACCTCCAGGGGCGCCACGGCGGCCGGGCCCGCGCATCCGTGCCGCTGTGAACGACTGTGCGACACCGAGCGTACCCAAAGCGTCCCGGCAGCCCCCGCTTGCGAGCTCTCCCTCACGAGCTCCCCGCCACGAGCTCCCCTCGCGCCCCTCCGCGGTTCCGGTGTGCTCAGAGGTTGCCGCGCAGCTCCTGCTCCCGCTCTATGGCCTGGAAGAGCGCCTTGAAGTTGCCGATCCCGAAGCCGAGGGAACCGTGCCTCTCGATGAGTTCGAAGAACATGGTCGGTCGGTCCCCGATGGGCTTGGTGAATATCTGCAGCAGGTAGCCGTCCTCGTCCCTGTCCACGAGGATCCCGTGCTCCTTGAGGGTCTCGATGGAGGTGCGGACCTGCCCGATCCTGGCCCGCAGCTGCGGGTCGTCGTAGTAGGAGGCGGGCACCTCCAGGAACTCGACGCCGGCAGCGCGCATCGCCCGGACGCTACCGATGATGTCGTTGGTGGCCAGGGCGATGTGCTGGCATCCCGCCTGACCGTAGAACTCGAGGAATTCGTCGATCTGCGACTTCTTCCTGCCCACGGCGGGCTCGTTGAGCGGGAACTTGACCCGGTGGTTGCCATTGGCCACGACCTTGCTCATCAGCGCCGAGTACTCGGTGGCTATGTCGTCGCCGACGAACTCCGTCATGTTCACGAACCCCATGACCCTGTTGTAGAAGGCGACCCACTGGTCCATCTCGCCCATGGGGACGTTGCCCACGCAGTGGTCGATCGCCTGGAAGACGCGCTTCGGGGCGCCCTCGGGCTTGCGATACCCGCTCGTCCTGGCGACGTAGCCGGGCAGATAGGGGCCGGAGTACCGGGAGCGGTCGACCAGGCTGTGCCTGGTCTCCCCGTAGGTGGCTATCGCCGCCAACCGGACCGTTCCCCGCTCGTCGGACAGTTCGTGCGGCTCCTCCAGCACGACGGCCCCCTGGGAGCGGGCGTGCTCGAGGCACCTGTCCACATCGGTCACCTCGAGGGAGAGGTCGGACACTCCGTCGCCGTGCGCCCGGTGGTGGTCGGCCAGCGGGCTGTTCGGGTCGACGGCCCCCTTCAGCACGAACCGGGCCGAGCCGGACTCCAGCACGTAGGCCCGGTGGTCCCGGAAGCCGGTTTCCGGTCCCCGGTAGGCGACCAGCCGCATCCCGAGGGCGCTCTGGTAGAAGACCGAGCTCTGCGTGGCGTTGCCCGCGACGAACTCCACCGCGTCCATCGACCTGACGGGGAAGGGGTCCTGGGACGGGTCGTGCTGGACCAGCCCCACGAGCTGCTTCATCTGGTCGAAGGTCACGTCGTCGCGTTCCGCGGTGCTGCTCCGGTTCGTGGCTTCGGTCATGGTCGCCTCCCGCTGCGCTGGGACTCCGTTCCGCATCAGCGTGCGAGCGCCGGGCATTCTGCGCAACAGGCGCTTCCGCGGCTGTACAAATTGCTCGATTCGTGCTCGCTTTGCGGGGGAGCGGTTGCTCATCCTGTACTGCCGGAAGATCTTGGGAGCGTGTCATGTCCACTACGGCGGGTGACGGTGTTCTGGACGAGCTCGACGCTCGACTGCTGCTCCTGCTGTCCGACGAACCCAGGCTGGGGGTGTTGGAGTGCTCGCGCAGGCTCGGTGTGGCGCGCGGCACGGTGCAGGCGCGAATGGACCGCATGGTCCGCAAGGGGGTGCTGCGCGGCTTCCCACCGGAACTCGACCTGGCCGCGGTGGGTTACGGGTTGACCGCCTTCGCCGTGCTGGAGATCGCGCAGGGTCGGCGTGGTGTGGTCGCCGAGCAGCTCTCCGCGATCGACGAGGTCTGCGAGGTACACGCCACGACCGGGCAGGGCGATCTGTTCGTGCGGATGGTCGCGCGGTCCAACGACGACCTGCAACGCGTCATAGACCGGGTGGTGGCCGTGGAGGGGGTGCGGCGCACCTCCACCTCGATAGCGCTGTCCACTCCGGTTCCGCCCCGGGTCCGTCCACTGCTGGAGCGGATGGCCGGGTGATGTTCTCCGCGCGTGCCGCTGCCCGCGCACTCACTTGTCCGCGTGCTAACCGGAGAAGCGGAACAGCGGGACAGGGGGCGGCCCGGCACCCGGTTGAACGTTTCGCGCGAAACGTCCAACCGGGTATCCACACGAGCAAACGGCGCCTCGGGCCCTCGTCCACGAGCGACGGCGCGCGTCCTCACGCGCGAGGAACGCCCCAGCGGGGCCGGCGAGGCGCATGAGCGCACGTGGCCGCCTCGTGAATCGAACACCGTGATTGGCGTGGGAGGCGAGGAGCCGATTAAGAGGGCTCATCGCGGCTTCTCGCGAGGTCACAGTGCCGAAAGCTTCATGCTGAGCCCGCAGCACGACGGAAAAGCCACGACGGAAAAGCCCGGCTCAGCCCTGGAACGGCTCGGCCTTGATCAGGGTCACCTGCATCTTGCCGCCGTTGGGCAGGTCGTACTCGCACACGTCACCCTCCCGGGCGTCCAGGAGAGCCTGGCCGAGCGGCGAGTTCGGCGAGTAGACTTCCATGTCCCCGTGCGCGCCTTCCTCGCGGTTGGCGAGCAGGAACTTCTCCTCCTCGTCCTCACCCTCGAAGCGCACGGTAAGTACCGATCCGGGACGCGCGACGCCCGACTCGGTCGGCACGTCACCGACCTTCGCGTTGCGCAGCAGCTCCTGCAGCTGGCGAACGCGGCTTTCCAACTGGGCCTGTTCCTCGCGAGCGGCGTGATAACCGCCGTTCTCCTTCAGATCGCCCTCTTCACGAGCTTCGTTGATCTTCGCAGCGATCGCCGGGCGCTCGGCCACGAGCTCGTCCAGCTCACCCTTGAGCCGGTCGTAAGCGTCTTGGGTCAGCCATGTCGCCTGGGTATCGCTCACGGTCACCACTCCTCGTCGACTGTGGCTCCGCACTCCGCGGGCCGTTATCTTCCGCACCCCGAAGAGCTCGGAATGGAAAAACACGGCCCGTGCGGGACCGTGCTGGTAGCGACAATAACACGAAACAGGGCGTGCTGTGAGTGATTTCGTCAGCACCTCCGGCGTGCGGAGGTAACTTCACCCGGATGGCCGTTCGTTCGGATCGAGGTAACGGGGGACATCATAGGAGCAGCCGAAGACCTCCCCGGTGACGGGTGGGGCCGAGGTGTTCAGCACGGTGCGGCGGTAGGTGGTCGGCTGCCCGGCGGGGAGGTAGACCTCGGCCCGTCCGACCTCCTTGCCCGAGTGCCCCCTGGCGCGGACCACGCACTCGGCCGATCGGGTGGGATCGTCGCGCCGGACCTCCAGGGTGATCCGGACCGATTCGTCACGGACGTCGAAGGTGGCGGCCTTGCCCTCGATGGGGGCGCTGCCGAAGTTGGAGTAGGCGGCCACCGAGGCCCCGATCCCCGCGAGCAGCACCAGCGTGCCCAGCACCCACACGGGCCACCGCCTGCCGCGGCCCTTCCGGGGGGAGCCGTACCTGCCTTCGGGGGGTCCGCCGGGGGTCTCGGATGAACTCGTCACGGTCTTCGCCTCTCGACGTCCTGTCGGATCGCCTGGTCCGGAGCCGAACCTGCCTCCCACCGGTGTCACCGTTCGGGAACAATGGAAGGGCACCTTCGGTTGAGTATCCCTGGGGTGTGCCGCCCGTACTCGGTGGGGGCGGTACAGGTGTCGACAGCCAGACGGGAAGGATTACCGGACAATGGCGGAGAGGCTTCGCCTGATGACTGTGCACGCCCATCCGGACGACGAGTCCAGCAAAGGGGCGGCCAGCACGGCGCGTTACGCCGCGGAGGGAAACGACGTGATGGTCGTCACCTGCACCGGCGGTGAGGCGGGCAGCATTCTGAACCCTGCGATGGATCGGCCGGGTGTGGTCGAGAAGATGCCGGAGATCCGGCGCGAGGAGATGGCCCGCGCGGCCGAGATACTCGGTGTGCAGCACCGGTGGATGGGCTTCGTGGACTCCGGTCTCCCCGAGGGAGATCCCCCGCCACCGCTGCCGGAGGGGTGCTTCGCCCGGCAGCCGCTGGAGGTGCCCACGGCGGAGCTGGTGCGGCTCGTGCGCGAGTTCCGCCCGCACGTGGTGGTTACCTACGACGAGACCGGCGGGTACCCGCATCCCGATCACGTGAAGTGCCACGAGGTGTCGATGGAGGCCTTCGACGCCTCCGGCGACCCCGAGCGCTTCCCGGAGCAGGGGCAGCCGTGGCAGCCGTTGAAGTTGTACTATTGCCACGGTTTCTCGCGCAGGCGCATGGAGCTGTTCCACGATTCGCTGCTCGAGCGCGGCCTCGAGTCGCCCTACGAGGAGTGGCTGCGCAAGTGGGACGGATCCCGTCCGGACCCCTACGAGCGAGTGACCACGCAGATCGAGTGCGCGGACTACTTCGAGGTGCGCGACGAGGCGCTGCGGGCCCACGAGACCCAGATCGATCCGAACAGCCGTTGGTTCGCGGTGCCGTTGGACATCCAGCGTTCCGTCTGGCCCACTGAGGACTACGAGCTGGTGCGATCGCTGGTGGACACGACGTTGCCGGAGGACGACTTGTTCGCCGGAGTGCAGGAGCGAGTGCACGCATGACGGTGCTTGGGTATACGGCGGTGCTCGCGACGGAGGCGCGTCCTGCGCTCTCCGTGCTGGCGCAGGACTCCGGACCGGGAGTGGAGAGCGACAACTTCGGCAAGTCCACCCCGTTGGGCTTGTTCCTGGTCCTGGTGCTGCTGATCGCGATCGCCTTCCTGGCCCGCTCGTTAAGCAAGCAGCTGCGCAAGGTGCCGGAGCGGTTCGACGAGCAGCGGGCCGCGGCAGCCGCTCCCGCGCGGGTCAGGCGAGCCGAACGCGCCCGTGCTGCTGCGCAGGGCACGGGCGAGTCGGACGAGGGCACCGCCGAACCCGCGGTCGCGGAGGAGGCCACCACTTCCGCGGAGTCGGGACGGTCCTCCGAATCCGGGGATTCCGGAGGGGAGCTCTCCGCCCAGGAGACCGCGACGCGGAAGAAGGCCACCACGCAGGACGCCGCCGCGGGCGACTCCGCCGCGGGCGACTCCGCCGCGGGCGAGGACTCCGCGGAGTCTCGTGGGCGGGGGCGTGAGGCTTGAGCGGAACTCTCCCGCCGAGCGGTCGCGGGAGTTCCCGCTCACATCCGCGTGGAACGGCCCGCACGGGCGGACCGTTCCGCGCGGAGTGATCACAACCGGGGATCCACCGGGTCCGACTCGAGCGCCAGCACGGCGGAGACGCACTCGTGGATTCGCCACAGCGGTTCACCGGCGGCGAGCCGGTCGAGCGCCTCGAGTCCCAGGCCGTGCTCGCGCAGCGCGAGCGATCGTTTCCTGCCCAGGGAGCGCTTCCGCAGTCGCTCCAGGTTGTGCGGTTCGGTGTACTCCGGCCCGTAGACCAGCCGCAGGTACTCCCCGCCCCGCACCTTCACCCCGGGTTGGACCAGCCCGTTCCGGCCGCGCAGCGCGGCCGTGCGCGGTTTGACGACCACGCCCTCCCCGCCCGCGGCGGTCAGTTCCTCCCACCACTCGGTGGCCGCGGCGACAGAACCCGCGTCGTCGATGTCGACCGCTCGTCTCCCGGTCGTGCGGAACAGCCCCGGATCGGCCGCCGCGAGCCGGTCGGCCGTGGCCAGGTGCCACTCCTGCTCGCTGTCGCCGTACGCCCGCCCCTCGCTCGCCAGCACCCGGAACGGCGCGAGCCGCACCCCCTCGATCCCGTCGACCGGGTGGCAGTGCGCGCGGTAGGCCGTGCGGAAGCGCTCGACATCGGCCTGCCTGGACTCGAACCGGGTCCGCAACGCGGCCACGCCGACTCCGCGCCGCTCCGCCTCGCGCAGGCCGCGCAGCGTGCTCCGCAGCGCGCTCTCACCCGCCGTGGCCGGGCCCGCGTACTGCTCGTCGATCAGCCCCGCGGCCTTGGCGTTCCAGGGCAGCAACTCCGCGTCCAGCAGCAACCAGTCGGTGCCCAGCTCTTCCCACAGGCCGGTCCGGCCCACGGCGGCGTGGGATCGGGCGAGCAGCGCGGCCGAGGTCGGCTCGTCGAAGAACGCCCGTCCGGTGCGGGTGTGGACCACTCCCGGCGTGCCCGCGGGGCGGGGTTCGACCCCGAATCTCTCCCGCGCGGTGCGGTCGTCGCGGCACAGCAGTACCACGGCGCGCGAGCCCATGTGCTTCTCCTGGCACATCAGCTCCCGCACTCCCTGCTTCCGGTAGTCGGCGAAGGCCCGCTCCGGGTGTTCCAGCAGCTCACCCTCGGTCACCGTGGAGCAGGGCGGCATCGTCGGCGGCAGGTACAGCAGCAGCCGGGGGTCGATCGCGAACCTGCTCAGCACCTCCAGGGCGGCGGCGGACTGCTCCGCACCGATCGTGAGCCTGCCGTGGTGGCCGGTGTGCACCACGCGGCGTCCGGACACGTCACCGAGGTCGAGCGTTCCCGGTTCGCGGCGCGGGGTCCGCTCGGCGGGAGCGCGCCGCTCGCTGCTCTCCCGGGCGGCCGGCTCGTGGTTGCGCAGCGGACGTGCCGGTTCGCTGTAGACCCGCTCCGCCGGTACCGACACCGTCTCCCGCTCCGGGTAGCGCAGCGCGGTGAGCTCCCCGCCGAACACGCACCCCGTGTCCAGGCACATCGTGTCGTTGATCCACTCGGCGGAGGCCACCGGGGTGTGGCCGTACAGCACCGTCGCCCCGCCCCGGTAGTCCCTGGCCCAGGGGTAGCGCACCGGCAGTCCCCACTCGTCGGTCTCACCGGTGGTTTCGCCGTACATCGCGATCGCGCGCACCCGCCCGGAGGCCCTGCCGTGGTAGCGCTCCGGCAGCCCCGCGTGCGCCACGACCAGGTTCCCGCCGTCCAGCACGTAGTGGGCGGTCAGCCCGTCGCAGAAGTCGCGGGCACGTCGGCGGAAGTCCGCGCCCAGCTCGTCGAGCTGCTCCAGCGTCTCCCGCAGCGCCTCCGAGATCCGCACCTTGCGGCCGTCGAGGGCCTTGACCAGCTTGTGCTCGTGGTTGCCGATGACCGCCAGCGCGTTGCCCGACCCGACCATGCCCATGACCAGCCGGAGGACGCCCGCGCTGTCCGGTCCCCGGTCCACCAGGTCGCCCAGCAGCAGCGCGCGTCTGCCCGCCGGGTGCTCGGCGTCGACCGCGTTCCCGTCGGCATCGCGCCGCAGCCGGTAGCCGAGCTTGCTCAGCAGTGCTTCCAGCTCGACGCGGCAGCCGTGCACGTCGCCGATCACGTCGAACGGTCCGGTGTCGGAGCGGCGGTTGTTCAGCAGTCGGCTCCACCGGAGTTCCGCCGAGTCCGCCTCGGACTCGGAGCGGAGCACGTGCACCCGGCGGAAGCCCTCCCGGCGCAGTCTCTTCAACGAGTGGCGCAGGTCCTTGCGCTGCCGCCGCACCACACCCGGACTCGGGGCCTCCGGGCGCTCGGCGTTGCGCCGGAGGCAGACGCTCTCGGGCATGTCGAGCACCACGGCCACCGGCAGCACGTCGTGCTCCCGGGCGAGCCGGATCAGCGACTCCCTGGCGTGGGTGTGCACGTTCGTGGCGTCCACGACGGTCACCCGGCCCGCAGCCAGCCGTTTGCCCGCGATGTGGTGCAGCACCTCGAAGGCGTCGGCCGTCGCGGCCTGGTCGGTGGGGTCGTCGGCCACCATCGCGCGGCAGTGGTCGCTCGACAGCACCTGGGTTCGCGGGAAGTGCCTGGCGGCGAAGGTGGACTTGCCGGAGCCGGAGGCACCGACGAGCACGATCAGCGCGAGCTCGGGCAGCTCCAGCTCGGTCCCCGCCGAATCCGCGCTCGCGTCCCCGGTCTCGGTCTCGGTCATGATGTCGTTCCCCCGTCGGAGAGGTCGTCTCGGGTAAACACGGCCAGCTGAGTGGGCTGTCCGAGCCGCTGGTCGGCTTCGCCGACGCCGCTGGAGGTCGCCGTGTATCCGTGGGTGCTCGCGACCCGCCGCGTCCACTCCGTGAACTCGGCGCGGTCGAACTCGAAGCGGTGATCGGGATGGCGCGTCCCGCCGACCAGCTCCGGGAAGTGCGCGTTGTACTCCGAGTTCGGGGTGGTCAGCACCACCAGGGCCGGGCGCGCGTGCCCGAACACCGCGTGTTCCAGCGCGGGCAGCCGCTCCGGGTCGACGTGCTCGATCACTTCCATGAGCACGGCGGCGTCGTAGCCGGTCAGGCCGGAGTCGGTGTAGGTCAGCGCGGACTGGCGGAGCCGGATCCGGCGGTTCTCGCGTTCCGAGCGCCGCTCCAACCGCAGGGTGCGCTCGGCGGCCCGCAGCGCACGGGTGGAGACGTCCACCCCCAGGATCTCGCCGAACTCCGCGTCGTCGAGCAGGTCCCGCAGCAGTTTGCCGTCGCCGCACCCCAGGTCGGCCACCGAGCGGGAGCCGGTAGCGCGCAGCACTTCCAGCACGGCGGCCCGGCGCTGCGCGGCCAGCGGGCGCGTCTCGGTGGCGTCGTCCTCGTGGTCGGTGCCCGCACCATCGGTGAGCCGGCGCAGCGCCTCGTCCACCAGCGGTCGCGCGTGCACCAGGTAGCGCCCGCTGATCAGCTCCCGCTCGGGGTGGCTCGCCAGCCAGGCCCCGCCCGCGCGCAGCAGCTTGTCGATCTCGTCCTGGTCGACCCAGTAGTGCTTGGCGTCGTCGAGCACCGGCAGCAGCACGTAGAGCTGGTTCAACGCCGCGGAGACGGTGTGCTCGCCGCGCAACGTGAGCCGCCCGTACCGAGTAGCTCCCCGGTCGGGATCGTGCAGCACCTCGTGCTCGACTTCCCAGCCCAGCGGTTCGAACAGGCGGCGCGGCAGTTCCGGCTCCCGGCCGTGCGGCACGGCGGGCAGCTCGATCCGCAGCGGTACGGCTCGGGTGGCCAGTTCGGGCCGTGCCGCGCAGCGGCCGGCCAGGGCGGTCCGGAACACCTTGCCCAGCGCCACCGCCAGCAGCGAGGAGGCCACGTAGGGGCGGTCGTTGACGTAGGGTCCCAGCGCCCGGGAACCGCCCTGGCGGGCCTGCCGCGCCAGCTCCACCGGATCGGTCTCCAGCAGCAGCGCCGCGGTGCACTCGTGTTCGTCGGCGCGCGGGTAGTACACGTGCGCCCTGCCCGCCATCACGTCGAAGGACTGCGCCCGGTCGGGATGCTTGTGCAGCAGGAACCCCAGATCGCTGGCCGGGCCTTCCCCCAGAGTGGTGCTCAACGTCAACAACACGGGCATCAGCATGCCTCGCGATCTCCGCGCCGCGCAGCCGATTTCCGATACGGGGTCGGTCCCTTTTCCCGCTCGGCGTTCGGGCTGCCGTGCACCGCGACGACGGGCGTTGATTCCGCGAATTCGGCACCCGCCTCCGAACCTCGCCCCTTACGATGAGGTCGTTGAAGATCGAGAGCTTTTCCGGGGCCGTTCCCGGTGGTCGGGGCGGAACGTGGAAACGAAGGCTGCGAACGGCGCTCTACCTGTGCGGGCTCGCCGGGGTGGCTTCGGCGCTGTGGGCGAGCAGCATCAGGGCCGACCTGTTCAGCCCGTGGGCACAGCTGTCGGCGCTGCGCCCCCAGCTGAACGTGCTG contains:
- a CDS encoding RDD family protein, with amino-acid sequence MSSPQTPEGGNQEQQPDTSAQQQSGAADTNESTPDSTQMISSRMDPQQSQESAGEQQDDRASGSDSTQVVNPAQMVQQADQAAATPQNQQEGGGGATQVVPPSMQPPQQPMYEQPGLQQPQPGVQGQPQPGMQPQPGMQGQPQPGMPGQPGMQGQPGMQGQPQPGMPGQQGTPSGGFPAQQPPGQPGGYGGPPPPPPRQAPGGAQGAGVVPVGPPVEFGARAKSWLIDYLAPAVAGNILFYIGMGLLVASVPVGIIVMVLAMVAMFAFFIWNIAYKQGTTGQSLGRGVAKTMLISEHTGQPIGFGNAFLRYLCHILDSMPLGIGFLAPLWEPKKQTWADKIMATVVVPAVPAGPGGPPGQPPMGGQPGMPPGQPPYGQPQPGMQGQPQPGQPMPGGQPMPGQPMPGQPMPGQPQPGQPQPGQPYGQPYGQPYGQPGGYPQQPPQW
- a CDS encoding cystathionine gamma-synthase encodes the protein MTDGFATRAIHAGQHPDESTGSVIPPIHATSTYTQDGVGNQRAGYEYSRTGNPTRTSLEECLAALESGTRGLAFSSGMAATDAVLRSVLRPGDHLVIPDDAYGGTFRLVDKVLTGWGVEYTPVRISDPDAVRAAVRPNTKVLWVESPTNPLLNIADLAALAEVAGETSTKLIVDNTFASPYLQQPLRLGADVVVHSTTKYLGGHSDVVGGAVITSDEELADGVAFLQNTTGAVPGPFDAWLTLRGVKTLAARMEQHSANAARIAAALHEHPKVTRVFYPGHADHPGHEVAAGQMRRFGGMVSFTHADGEQAAVDVCSRTRLFTLAESLGGVESLIEHPGRMTHASTTGSLLQVPSELVRVSVGLEDVDDLLEDLLAALE
- the hppD gene encoding 4-hydroxyphenylpyruvate dioxygenase; amino-acid sequence: MTEATNRSSTAERDDVTFDQMKQLVGLVQHDPSQDPFPVRSMDAVEFVAGNATQSSVFYQSALGMRLVAYRGPETGFRDHRAYVLESGSARFVLKGAVDPNSPLADHHRAHGDGVSDLSLEVTDVDRCLEHARSQGAVVLEEPHELSDERGTVRLAAIATYGETRHSLVDRSRYSGPYLPGYVARTSGYRKPEGAPKRVFQAIDHCVGNVPMGEMDQWVAFYNRVMGFVNMTEFVGDDIATEYSALMSKVVANGNHRVKFPLNEPAVGRKKSQIDEFLEFYGQAGCQHIALATNDIIGSVRAMRAAGVEFLEVPASYYDDPQLRARIGQVRTSIETLKEHGILVDRDEDGYLLQIFTKPIGDRPTMFFELIERHGSLGFGIGNFKALFQAIEREQELRGNL
- a CDS encoding Lrp/AsnC family transcriptional regulator, giving the protein MSTTAGDGVLDELDARLLLLLSDEPRLGVLECSRRLGVARGTVQARMDRMVRKGVLRGFPPELDLAAVGYGLTAFAVLEIAQGRRGVVAEQLSAIDEVCEVHATTGQGDLFVRMVARSNDDLQRVIDRVVAVEGVRRTSTSIALSTPVPPRVRPLLERMAG
- the greA gene encoding transcription elongation factor GreA, with amino-acid sequence MSDTQATWLTQDAYDRLKGELDELVAERPAIAAKINEAREEGDLKENGGYHAAREEQAQLESRVRQLQELLRNAKVGDVPTESGVARPGSVLTVRFEGEDEEEKFLLANREEGAHGDMEVYSPNSPLGQALLDAREGDVCEYDLPNGGKMQVTLIKAEPFQG
- a CDS encoding DUF4307 domain-containing protein, with protein sequence MTSSSETPGGPPEGRYGSPRKGRGRRWPVWVLGTLVLLAGIGASVAAYSNFGSAPIEGKAATFDVRDESVRITLEVRRDDPTRSAECVVRARGHSGKEVGRAEVYLPAGQPTTYRRTVLNTSAPPVTGEVFGCSYDVPRYLDPNERPSG
- the mca gene encoding mycothiol conjugate amidase Mca, whose protein sequence is MAERLRLMTVHAHPDDESSKGAASTARYAAEGNDVMVVTCTGGEAGSILNPAMDRPGVVEKMPEIRREEMARAAEILGVQHRWMGFVDSGLPEGDPPPPLPEGCFARQPLEVPTAELVRLVREFRPHVVVTYDETGGYPHPDHVKCHEVSMEAFDASGDPERFPEQGQPWQPLKLYYCHGFSRRRMELFHDSLLERGLESPYEEWLRKWDGSRPDPYERVTTQIECADYFEVRDEALRAHETQIDPNSRWFAVPLDIQRSVWPTEDYELVRSLVDTTLPEDDLFAGVQERVHA